A single window of Colletotrichum higginsianum IMI 349063 chromosome 8, whole genome shotgun sequence DNA harbors:
- a CDS encoding RTA1 domain-containing protein yields MTDGSYVDGSYFFYAPNKGAPFFFAIAFAVSGVLHFWQCYCCPDSHYRFFKITGLFSFCCLLFTVGFAVRIYGAWNYDNLDTFIATVCLVYAAPPLLELANYHILGRVLYYVPYCSPLHPGRVLSTFAFFSGIVEALNGWGASYSANQSLSPREMSTGHALIKASLLLQVFVIACFVVLAVTFQRRCVHAGVAGRRGVREPLVTLYVSIVLILARTMFRIVEYFGVAEMRWGPDVDVAEVPAVIRHEWFFYVFEASLMLANVVMFNVRHPRRYLPEKYTVYLAKDGVTEVDGPGWKDPRPFWVTVVDPFDLVGVAQGRDRRLDRFWEGEHVSETGSSETRTGNKGTGAV; encoded by the exons ATGACGGATGGCAGTTACG TTGATGGGAGCTACTTTTTCTACGCACCCAACAAGGGcgcgcccttcttcttcgcgaTAGCGTTTGCCGTTTCTGGTGTACTGCACTTTTGGCAGTGCTA CTGTTGCCCGGACAGCCACTACAGGTTCTTCAAAATCACCGGCCTGTTTTCGTTCTGCTGCCTACTCTTTACCGTGGGCTTCGCCGTCAGAATTTACGGCGCGTGGAACTATGACAACCTCGACACCTTCATCGCGACGGTTTGCTTGGTGTACGCAGCGCC ACCCCTTCTCGAGCTGGCCAACTACcacatcctcggccgcgtcctCTACTACGTCCCCTACTGCTCCCCACTTCACCCAGGCCGCGTGCTGAGCACgtttgccttcttctccggcatcgtcgaggcgcTCAACGGGTGGGGCGCCAGCTACAGCGCGAACCAGTCCCTCTCGCCACGGGAGATGTCAACGGGCCACGCCCTCATCAAGGCGAGCCTGCTACTGCAGGTTTTTGTGATTGCGTGCTTCGTCGTCCTAGCCGTCACGTTCCAGCGGCGCTGCGTGCACGCCGGCGTGGCGGGCCGGCGCGGGGTTCGGGAGCCGCTGGTCACGCTCTACGTCAGCATCGTGCTGATCCTCGCGCGGACGATGTTCCGGATTGTCGAGTACTTTGGCGTCGCGGAGATGCGCTGGGGTCCGGACgtggacgtcgccgaggtcccgGCGGTGATCCGGCACGAGTGGTTCTTCTACGTGTTCGAGGCGAGCCTGATGCTGGCCAACGTCGTCATGTTCAATGTGCGGCACCCGCGCAGGTACCTGCCGGAGAAGTACACGGTGTACCTCGCCAAAGACGGGGTCACCGAGGTGGATGGGCCCGGATGGAAGGACCCGCGGCCGTTTTGGGTGACAGTGGTGGACCCGTTTGATCTGGTCGGTGTGGCGCAAGGCAGGGATCGCAGACTGGACCGATTCTGGGAAGGGGAGCACGTCAGTGAGACGGGAAGCTCGGAGACGCGGACGGGAAACAAGGGGACTGGTGCTGTGTAA
- a CDS encoding Transmembrane protein UsgS, with amino-acid sequence MATAEKRKSLGKLDKQLDEQLDKLPFDKERLKQEFDLSHFDLNQILRGIQLTLVGVLMPTAVKAHRALQNPALFTSDHYRQAGIAVLSGLAIRLVISIPIIGVRVLLWTLSLFVSLDHVTWDDQIVGGLNFIEEYVLQVPFFLMALMRYVTPTLDNMFMDSLNWVDKTYVHKHKNEDPDKLRDMYYPNLRTYKVSDGSTHTTSTAEAISMFLYRFARKGAISLAVFALSYLPFVGRFVLPAASFYTFNKAVGLGPASLIFGTGIFLPKRYIVIFLQSYFASRSLMRELLEPYFSRVHFTKEQKKNWFRNREGILFGFAIGFYTLIKIPLVGVLIYGIAEASTAYLITKITDPPPPATERVAFAESQQEWTNKHEFLNLSLSEMDAIHLKSRPPNSTGDTQKHE; translated from the exons ATGGCGACCGCTGAGAAGCGCAAGTCGCTCGGCAAGCTCGACAAGCAGCTCGATGAACAGCTTGACAAGCTTCCCTTCGACAAGGAGAGGTTGAAGCAGGAATTTGACTTGTCCCACTTCGATTTGAACCAAATCCTGCGCGGCATCCAGTTGACGCTGGTAGGAG TGCTAATGCCGACTGCCGTCAAAGCTCACCGGGCGCTACAGAATCCTGCTTTGTTCACCTCGGACCATTACCGAcaggccggcatcgccgtcttGAGCGGCCTCGCCATCCGTCTTGTCATTTCTATTCCC ATCATTGGCGTAAGAGTTCTTCTTTGGACTCTCTCACTGTTTGTGAGCCTGGACCATGTCACCTGGGACGATCAGATCGTCGGGGGTCTCAACTTCATTGAGGAATACGTGCTGCAGGTCCCCTTCTTCCTGATGGCCCTGATGCGCTACGTCACGCCAACTCTCGACAACAT GTTCATGGACTCGCTGAACTGGGTCGACAAGACATACGTCCACAAGCACAAGAACGAGGACCCCGATAAGCTACGAGACATGTATTATCCCAACCTGAGGACGTACAAGGTCAGCGACGGCAGCACTCACACGACAAgcaccgccgaggccatcagCATGTTTTTGTACCGCTTTGCTAGGAAAGGCGCCATCTCCCTCGCTGTTTTCGCTCTGTCCTATCTTCCCTTCGTGGGCCGATTCGTGTTGCCTGCAGCCAGTTTCTACACATTCAACAAGGCGGTTGGTCTGGGGCCAGCTTCTCTCATCTTTGGAACGGGTATTTTCTTGCCCAAGCGTTACATTGTCATCTTCCTGCAGAGCTACTTTGCCTCGAGAAGTCTGATGAGGGAGCTGCTAGAGCCTTACTTCTCCCGCGTCCATTTCACcaaggagcagaagaagaactgGTTCCGCAACCGTGAGGGTATCTTATTTGGCTTTGCCATTGGCTTTTACACCCTGATCAAGATCCCCCTTGTCGGGGTCCTGATCTACGGCATTGCTGAGGCATCGACGGCGTACCTGATTACCAAGATCACGGATCCCCCCCCGCCTGCCACTGAGAGGGTTGCTTTTGCCGAGAGCCAACAAGAGTGGACCAACAAGCACGAGTTCCTCAACCTGTCGCTGAGCGAGATGGATGCTATCCATCTCAAATCTCGCCCCCCGAATTCTACAGGGGACACTCAAAAACACGAGTAA